Proteins from a genomic interval of Polaribacter sp. Q13:
- a CDS encoding Crp/Fnr family transcriptional regulator, producing the protein MKNFYSQFDFQSDLLFEALTSNEKKLVNNAMELLFIKKGSHLFYEDGVPTGIFQIKKGKAKKIKRSFSGSDQIFYIYTTGAVLGYHALFGEERYQDSCEALEDLEVNFIAKDVFFQLLQDIPALQQTFIKNIGHEFGVLANIIAVLAQKNQNARLGINLLILENRFQKHYKSGGIDLTREDLANIIGTSPESLGRSLKQFKEEGIIKIDKRVIYIKSKEQIFKLLNIDMNF; encoded by the coding sequence ATGAAAAACTTTTATTCACAATTTGATTTTCAAAGTGATCTACTTTTTGAAGCATTAACTTCTAATGAAAAAAAATTAGTAAACAATGCAATGGAGCTATTATTTATAAAAAAAGGAAGTCATCTCTTTTATGAAGACGGAGTGCCCACGGGCATTTTTCAAATTAAGAAAGGAAAAGCGAAAAAAATTAAACGCAGTTTTTCTGGTTCAGATCAAATTTTTTATATCTACACAACGGGTGCTGTATTAGGCTATCATGCCTTATTTGGTGAAGAACGTTATCAAGATTCTTGCGAAGCATTAGAAGATTTGGAAGTAAATTTTATAGCTAAAGATGTTTTTTTTCAATTATTACAAGATATACCTGCGTTGCAACAAACTTTTATAAAAAACATTGGTCATGAGTTTGGGGTACTTGCCAATATTATTGCTGTACTAGCCCAAAAAAATCAAAATGCTCGTTTGGGTATTAATTTACTTATTTTAGAAAATCGTTTTCAAAAACATTATAAATCGGGTGGTATTGATTTAACACGAGAAGATTTAGCGAATATTATTGGCACTTCTCCCGAAAGTTTAGGAAGAAGTCTTAAACAGTTTAAGGAAGAAGGAATTATTAAAATTGATAAAAGAGTTATTTATATAAAAAGTAAAGAACAAATATTTAAATTATTAAATATTGATATGAACTTTTAA
- a CDS encoding sialate O-acetylesterase, which produces MKILKKYKNLFIVLFILSVTFAIYAMPKIYERYTTYKNNKEFRTNFPKKVEYFTNTPNPDSVFVFIMAGQSNMAGRGKIEPIDTVPNTKLLTLNKQGNLILAKEPLHYYEPSRTGLDCGVSFGNAILNNLPNNNYVLILPTAVGGSSIQQWINDSKFRGVNLLSNFKEKVEVGKKIGTIKGILWHQGENDATNQENINKYQKRLSILFNKFRQIVENDSLPILIGELGSYYNDNAKWQRINSAIHSYTEKDTFSKYINTQDFEHRGDGIHFDSKGQREMGKRFADKYNE; this is translated from the coding sequence ATGAAAATTTTAAAAAAATATAAAAATTTATTTATTGTATTATTTATTTTAAGTGTCACTTTCGCTATATATGCTATGCCAAAAATATATGAGAGGTATACAACATATAAAAACAATAAAGAGTTCAGAACTAACTTTCCTAAAAAGGTTGAATATTTTACAAACACACCCAATCCTGACAGCGTATTTGTATTTATAATGGCAGGTCAATCTAATATGGCTGGACGTGGAAAAATAGAACCAATAGATACGGTTCCTAACACCAAATTACTAACATTAAACAAGCAAGGAAATTTAATTTTAGCTAAAGAACCTTTACATTATTATGAACCTTCAAGAACTGGACTTGATTGTGGCGTTTCATTCGGGAATGCTATTTTAAATAATTTACCCAATAACAATTATGTTTTGATATTACCTACAGCAGTAGGAGGAAGTTCTATTCAACAATGGATTAATGACAGTAAGTTTCGAGGAGTAAATTTATTATCTAATTTCAAAGAAAAAGTAGAAGTTGGAAAAAAAATCGGAACAATAAAAGGCATATTATGGCATCAAGGAGAAAACGATGCAACTAATCAAGAAAATATAAATAAATATCAAAAAAGATTGTCAATTTTATTTAATAAATTTAGACAAATAGTTGAGAACGATTCTTTGCCTATTTTAATAGGTGAACTTGGAAGCTATTATAATGACAATGCAAAATGGCAAAGGATTAATTCAGCTATTCATAGTTACACAGAAAAAGATACATTTTCAAAATATATTAACACACAAGACTTTGAACATCGAGGCGACGGAATTCATTTTGACTCTAAAGGACAAAGAGAAATGGGAAAAAGATTTGCAGATAAATATAATGAATAA
- the thiL gene encoding thiamine-phosphate kinase, whose protein sequence is MLEDKNTQKTSLAELGEFGLINHITQYFKVQNPSTIKAVGDDAAVLDASEKQTLVTTDLLIEGVHFDLSYMPLKHLGYKAVMVNLSDVYAMNGVAEQITVSIAVSNRFPLEAIEELYAGIQLACESYNVDLVGGDTTSSTKGILISVTAIGKAAKEDVVYRDGAKETDLIVVSGDLGAAYLGLQVLEREKQVFKVDPNNQPDLDNYTYLIERQLKPEARKDIAGLLKEMEVKPTSMIDISDGLSSELFHICTQSKVGCKVYEDKLPLDPQVISACEEFELDSTMVALSGGEDYELLFTVPIADFDKIKGNPNFSIIGHITAENQGLNLVTRASQEIELKAQGWNALKNE, encoded by the coding sequence ATGTTAGAAGATAAAAATACACAAAAGACGTCGTTGGCCGAACTAGGTGAGTTTGGTTTAATCAACCATATTACACAATATTTTAAAGTGCAAAATCCATCTACAATTAAAGCTGTTGGAGACGATGCTGCTGTTTTAGATGCTTCGGAAAAACAAACGTTGGTTACCACAGATTTGTTGATAGAAGGCGTGCATTTCGATTTAAGTTATATGCCACTAAAACATTTAGGATACAAAGCGGTAATGGTAAATTTATCTGATGTGTATGCAATGAATGGAGTTGCAGAGCAAATTACGGTTTCTATCGCGGTTTCTAACAGATTTCCGCTAGAAGCAATTGAAGAGTTGTATGCCGGAATTCAGTTAGCTTGTGAGTCTTACAATGTAGATTTGGTTGGTGGAGACACGACTTCTTCTACCAAAGGAATTTTAATTTCTGTTACTGCAATTGGTAAAGCAGCAAAAGAAGATGTTGTGTACAGAGATGGTGCTAAAGAAACCGATTTAATTGTGGTTTCTGGAGATTTAGGTGCTGCTTATTTAGGGTTACAAGTCTTAGAAAGAGAGAAACAAGTTTTTAAGGTGGATCCAAATAATCAGCCAGATTTGGATAATTATACCTACTTAATTGAACGTCAGTTAAAGCCAGAAGCTCGTAAAGATATTGCTGGTTTGTTAAAAGAAATGGAAGTAAAACCTACTTCTATGATTGATATTTCTGATGGACTTTCATCTGAACTTTTTCATATTTGTACGCAGAGTAAAGTAGGGTGTAAGGTATACGAAGATAAATTGCCTTTAGACCCGCAAGTAATTTCTGCTTGTGAAGAGTTTGAATTAGATTCTACCATGGTGGCGTTAAGTGGTGGTGAAGATTACGAATTGTTATTTACAGTACCTATTGCAGATTTTGATAAAATAAAAGGAAATCCTAATTTTTCTATTATTGGACATATTACCGCAGAAAACCAAGGTTTAAACTTAGTAACAAGAGCGAGCCAAGAAATTGAATTGAAAGCACAAGGTTGGAATGCTTTGAAGAATGAATAA